Proteins co-encoded in one Hymenobacter swuensis DY53 genomic window:
- a CDS encoding RNA polymerase sigma factor codes for MPTDNLLGLLDRIRADDYQAFEQLFEMHWQALYRYAYKVLRRVPEAEDITQELFCDLWANRAQLRVHTNAQAYLLGALRKKILTSFRDEDIRARHLRVLGTGQETTTETTLRSLVSRETRAAIRVRARLLPPREQEVFVLAMLEDFSVKEMAERFATSEQTVRNQLNSALHKLSPFLVRLFG; via the coding sequence GTGCCGACTGACAACTTACTTGGACTTCTGGACCGAATCCGGGCTGATGATTACCAGGCTTTCGAGCAGCTCTTCGAAATGCACTGGCAGGCGCTGTACCGGTACGCCTATAAAGTGTTGCGCCGCGTGCCCGAAGCCGAGGACATCACCCAGGAGCTATTCTGCGACTTGTGGGCCAACCGCGCCCAGCTCCGCGTGCACACCAACGCGCAGGCTTACCTGCTGGGTGCTCTGCGCAAGAAAATCCTAACCAGCTTCCGCGACGAAGACATCCGGGCGCGCCACCTGCGGGTGCTGGGCACGGGCCAGGAAACCACCACCGAAACCACGCTACGCAGTCTGGTCAGCCGTGAGACGCGGGCCGCCATTCGGGTGCGGGCGCGCCTGCTGCCGCCCCGGGAGCAGGAGGTATTTGTGCTGGCCATGCTGGAGGATTTCTCGGTGAAGGAAATGGCGGAGCGGTTTGCCACCTCCGAGCAAACTGTTCGTAATCAGCTCAACAGTGCCTTGCACAAACTGTCGCCGTTCCTAGTGCGGCTGTTTGGTTAA
- a CDS encoding SusC/RagA family TonB-linked outer membrane protein: protein MLHLNSFLAARTPRLTGALLLLSLGSAFGAQAQNSTREVAYFAVPAGPLTSALQQLQRQAGVSIVYEARDLQTTQVSATELRGARVGDILRQLLRNQPLRFEEKQGVIILQPTNPAAPAAPGKRAPQSRQVKGRVTEAGGAALPGVTVLVKGTTVGAVTNGAGEYTLDLPEGAETLVFSFVGYLAREVAVGEQATIDVALVQDAKLLNDVVVIGYGSVKKGEVTSAITSVDPREFNRGVVATPDQILQGKVAGLNITRSGDPNATASVVLRGASSLRTGQAQEPFYVIDGVPAASINLVAPDEIVSIEVLKDASATAIYGARAANGVILITTRRQKPSAAVSYSGYVGLEQVSNTLDMLSGDELRGYLEANSKSLSPADNDAGTNTDWQKEVMRTGLSHNHTVSYGGGSEKSAFNASVNYFKREGVMNTSDSERLIGKINLDQKTLQDKLQLRFTLTNSLLTQHLISELVYKNMFTHLPTTNIRNADGTYKENLTRTQYYNPVALLAQNHEERKINTLLGNASAQLTLLKNLTNTLSLSMQNEAVKGGSYQGRESPVPNAANVTGLAAKGLARRYSVENSRKILENYLTYSPLSTAAHNLKVLVGYSWQEDKNGDGFQTDTRGFVSDQLGYNNLALGNPGGVAPNYDAAIAGYSLGISTLRLISLYSRVNYGLNDRYFLQVSVRRDGSSAFGRNNRWGTFPAASLAWNLAGENFLSGFRKLNELKLRVGYGITGNSLGFDPLIATQRYSSVGTFYYNGAFIKAIGPTQNPNPDLKWETTAMLNVGLDFGLWQNRLGGTVEYYDKRTSDLIWNYPVSTTQYFVNTLYANVGEISNKGLELTLSAQPVQTSSFQWSLTGTLAHNVNKVEKLANEQFRLDQVYTAYPGGSGQSGISTQVVKTGYPVGQFFLPEYAGRDENGLSLFYKADGTTTGSPTLNDYRYQGNAQPRLLYGLSNTVSWKNLDLNFFLRGVQGNKILNATLANLNIPAQSTANNLPAFSLTEPYADNRANYYSNRYLENGSYLRLDNVTLGYNLPLKSEYVKRARVYLTSQNLLTLTNYRGIDPEMSLGGLTPGLDNNNFYPKTRSYVLGVNLDF from the coding sequence ATGCTACACCTCAACTCCTTTTTAGCTGCCCGTACGCCGCGGCTGACCGGCGCGCTGCTGCTGCTGAGCCTGGGCAGCGCCTTCGGGGCGCAGGCCCAGAACAGTACCCGCGAAGTAGCCTATTTCGCCGTACCGGCCGGCCCGCTCACCAGTGCGCTGCAGCAACTGCAGCGGCAGGCCGGCGTGAGCATCGTGTACGAGGCCCGCGACCTGCAAACCACCCAGGTAAGCGCCACCGAGCTGCGGGGCGCGCGGGTCGGGGATATTCTGCGGCAGCTGCTGCGCAACCAGCCGCTGCGCTTCGAGGAAAAGCAGGGCGTCATCATCCTGCAGCCCACCAACCCGGCGGCCCCGGCCGCTCCCGGCAAGCGGGCCCCGCAGAGCCGGCAGGTGAAAGGCCGGGTAACCGAGGCCGGCGGGGCGGCCCTGCCCGGCGTAACGGTGCTGGTGAAAGGCACCACGGTGGGCGCCGTAACCAACGGGGCCGGCGAATACACGCTGGATTTGCCCGAGGGGGCCGAAACGCTGGTGTTTTCCTTTGTGGGGTACCTGGCCCGGGAGGTGGCGGTGGGCGAGCAGGCTACCATCGACGTCGCCCTGGTGCAGGATGCCAAGCTGCTCAACGACGTGGTGGTGATTGGCTACGGCTCGGTGAAGAAGGGCGAAGTAACCAGCGCCATTACCTCGGTGGACCCGCGCGAGTTCAACCGGGGCGTGGTGGCCACGCCCGACCAGATTCTGCAGGGTAAGGTGGCGGGCCTGAACATCACCCGCAGCGGCGACCCGAATGCCACGGCCTCGGTAGTGCTGCGCGGGGCTTCTTCCCTGCGCACGGGCCAGGCCCAGGAGCCGTTTTATGTGATTGACGGGGTGCCGGCTGCCTCTATCAACTTGGTGGCCCCCGACGAGATTGTGAGCATTGAGGTGCTGAAGGATGCCTCGGCCACGGCCATTTACGGGGCCCGGGCCGCCAACGGCGTTATCCTCATCACTACCCGCCGCCAGAAGCCCAGCGCAGCCGTGTCGTACAGCGGCTACGTGGGCCTGGAGCAGGTATCGAACACGCTTGACATGCTCAGCGGCGACGAGCTGCGGGGCTACCTGGAAGCCAACAGCAAGAGCCTGAGCCCCGCCGACAACGACGCGGGCACCAACACCGACTGGCAGAAGGAAGTAATGCGCACCGGCCTGAGCCACAACCACACCGTCAGCTACGGCGGCGGCTCCGAAAAGTCGGCCTTCAACGCCAGCGTCAACTATTTCAAGCGCGAGGGCGTGATGAATACCTCCGACAGTGAGCGGCTCATCGGCAAAATCAACCTCGACCAGAAGACGCTCCAGGACAAGCTGCAGCTGCGCTTCACGCTCACCAACTCCCTGCTCACGCAGCACCTGATTTCGGAGCTGGTGTACAAGAACATGTTCACCCACCTGCCCACCACCAACATCCGAAACGCCGACGGCACCTACAAGGAAAATCTGACCCGCACCCAGTACTACAACCCGGTGGCGCTGCTGGCGCAAAACCACGAGGAGCGGAAAATCAACACCCTGCTGGGCAACGCCAGCGCCCAGCTCACCCTGCTCAAAAACCTGACGAACACGCTCAGCCTGTCCATGCAGAACGAGGCGGTGAAGGGCGGGTCCTACCAGGGGCGGGAGTCGCCGGTACCGAATGCCGCCAACGTAACCGGGCTGGCTGCCAAAGGCCTGGCCCGGCGCTACAGCGTAGAGAACTCGCGCAAGATTCTGGAAAACTACCTGACCTACAGCCCGCTCAGCACGGCCGCGCACAACCTGAAAGTGCTGGTGGGCTACTCCTGGCAGGAAGACAAAAACGGCGACGGTTTCCAGACCGATACCCGGGGCTTCGTATCGGACCAGCTGGGCTACAACAACCTGGCCCTGGGAAACCCCGGCGGCGTGGCCCCCAACTACGACGCGGCCATAGCCGGCTACAGCCTGGGCATTTCCACCCTGCGCCTGATTTCCCTGTACTCGCGGGTGAACTACGGGCTAAACGACCGGTACTTTCTGCAGGTGTCGGTGCGGCGCGACGGGTCGTCGGCTTTTGGCCGGAACAACCGCTGGGGCACGTTTCCGGCCGCTTCTTTGGCCTGGAACCTGGCGGGCGAGAACTTTCTCTCGGGCTTCAGGAAGCTTAACGAGTTGAAGCTGCGCGTGGGCTACGGCATTACGGGCAACTCGCTGGGCTTCGACCCGCTCATTGCCACCCAGCGCTACAGCAGCGTGGGCACGTTTTACTACAACGGGGCCTTCATCAAGGCCATCGGCCCGACCCAGAACCCCAACCCCGACCTAAAGTGGGAAACCACGGCCATGTTGAACGTAGGCCTGGATTTCGGCCTGTGGCAGAACCGCCTCGGCGGCACGGTGGAATACTACGACAAGCGCACCTCCGACCTGATCTGGAACTACCCGGTTTCGACCACCCAGTACTTCGTGAACACGCTCTACGCCAACGTGGGCGAAATCAGCAACAAGGGTTTGGAGCTGACGCTCAGCGCCCAGCCGGTGCAAACCAGCAGCTTCCAGTGGAGCCTGACCGGCACGCTGGCCCACAACGTGAACAAGGTGGAGAAGCTGGCCAACGAGCAGTTCCGCCTCGACCAGGTGTACACGGCCTACCCCGGCGGCTCGGGCCAGAGCGGGATTTCCACCCAGGTGGTGAAAACGGGCTACCCCGTGGGGCAGTTTTTCCTGCCCGAGTACGCTGGCCGCGACGAAAACGGCCTCTCGCTCTTTTACAAGGCCGACGGCACCACCACCGGCTCGCCCACCCTCAACGACTACCGCTACCAGGGCAACGCCCAACCCCGGCTGCTGTACGGCCTGAGCAACACGGTGAGCTGGAAAAACCTGGACCTGAACTTCTTCCTGCGCGGGGTGCAGGGCAACAAGATCCTCAACGCCACGCTGGCCAACCTCAATATCCCGGCCCAGTCGACGGCCAATAACCTGCCGGCCTTCTCCCTGACGGAGCCCTACGCCGACAACCGCGCCAACTACTACTCCAACCGCTACCTCGAAAACGGCTCCTACCTGCGCCTGGATAACGTGACGCTGGGCTACAACCTGCCCCTGAAGAGCGAGTACGTGAAGCGGGCCCGCGTGTACCTGACCAGCCAGAACCTGCTGACGCTTACCAACTACCGCGGCATCGACCCGGAAATGAGCCTGGGCGGCCTCACCCCCGGCCTCGACAACAACAACTTCTACCCCAAAACCCGCTCCTACGTGCTGGGCGTGAACCTGGACTTTTAG
- a CDS encoding alkaline phosphatase family protein: MSRTFLLATLLLCGTPELLAQKRPNPKLLVGIMVDQMRPDYLTRFYDQFGEQGFKRLLRDGFQCRNTHYNYVPTVTGPGHSSVYTGTTPRYHGIVGNSWYDRRLRRDVYCTDDSTVQLVGTPKGMGVSARNQVSTTLGDEMKMVSNGRSVVVALSLKDRASALPAGHMADGAFWFDMNTGDFISSTYYVPLLPKWVADFNAQKKADFYRQQTWTPLRGPEAYLNSVADSNAFERIFKGKTAATFPYELSKLAPLNPPAYEAVNISPFGNNLLTDLALAALAGTELGRDDVPDLLALSYSSPDPVGHTFGPLSKEENDLYLRLDLEIARLLQTLDKTVGKDNYTIFLTADHGASEVPKYLAQHQAPGGAQTHATLNQGAADFLTQQLGPGQWLETERNNMYYLNRPLIASRKLELARVQNLLADYLREQPGIAQVNTTAQLLTSGTGAFLETKLQNGLYYPRFGDVRFELQPGWTWELGVGATHGSGYLYDSHVPLLWFGAGISPGVSYAYHSITDIAPTAAMLVDSKLPSACTGQPIGEVLSPATTPKRRK; encoded by the coding sequence ATGTCCCGTACCTTTTTGCTGGCCACGCTGCTGTTGTGCGGCACCCCCGAACTGCTGGCTCAGAAACGCCCAAATCCTAAGCTGCTGGTGGGCATTATGGTCGACCAGATGCGGCCCGACTACCTCACTCGGTTCTACGACCAGTTCGGGGAGCAGGGCTTCAAACGGTTGCTGCGCGACGGATTTCAGTGCCGCAACACGCACTACAACTACGTGCCCACCGTCACCGGACCCGGCCACAGCTCAGTGTACACCGGCACCACGCCCCGCTACCACGGCATCGTGGGCAACTCCTGGTACGACCGGCGGCTGCGGCGCGACGTGTACTGCACCGACGATTCCACGGTGCAGCTGGTGGGCACACCGAAGGGCATGGGCGTTTCGGCCCGCAACCAAGTGAGCACCACGCTCGGCGACGAGATGAAAATGGTATCGAACGGGCGCAGCGTGGTGGTGGCCTTGTCGCTCAAGGACCGGGCCTCGGCGCTGCCGGCCGGCCACATGGCCGACGGGGCCTTCTGGTTCGATATGAACACCGGTGACTTCATTTCCAGCACCTACTACGTGCCGTTGCTGCCCAAGTGGGTGGCCGATTTCAACGCCCAGAAAAAGGCCGATTTCTACCGCCAGCAGACCTGGACGCCCTTGCGGGGGCCGGAAGCCTACCTGAACAGCGTGGCCGATTCCAACGCCTTTGAGCGCATCTTCAAGGGGAAAACGGCGGCTACTTTTCCGTATGAGCTCAGCAAGCTGGCCCCGCTGAACCCACCGGCCTACGAGGCCGTCAACATCTCGCCCTTCGGCAACAACCTGCTAACCGACCTAGCCCTGGCGGCCCTGGCCGGAACCGAGCTGGGCCGCGACGACGTGCCCGACCTGCTGGCCCTGAGCTACTCCAGCCCCGACCCGGTGGGCCACACGTTCGGGCCACTATCGAAGGAGGAAAACGACCTGTACCTGCGCCTCGACCTGGAAATTGCCCGCCTGCTGCAGACCCTCGACAAAACCGTGGGCAAGGACAATTACACCATCTTCCTAACCGCCGACCACGGGGCCAGCGAGGTGCCCAAGTACCTGGCCCAGCACCAGGCCCCGGGCGGCGCCCAAACCCACGCCACGCTCAACCAGGGCGCGGCCGACTTCCTGACCCAGCAGCTGGGGCCGGGCCAGTGGCTGGAAACGGAGCGTAATAACATGTACTACCTCAATCGCCCGCTCATTGCCAGCCGCAAGCTGGAACTGGCCCGGGTGCAGAACCTGCTGGCCGATTACCTGCGCGAGCAGCCCGGCATTGCCCAGGTGAACACCACGGCCCAGCTGCTGACCAGCGGCACGGGCGCTTTCCTGGAAACCAAGCTGCAGAACGGCCTCTACTACCCACGTTTCGGCGACGTGCGCTTCGAGCTGCAGCCGGGCTGGACCTGGGAGCTGGGCGTGGGGGCCACCCACGGCTCGGGCTACCTCTACGACAGCCACGTACCGCTGCTCTGGTTCGGGGCCGGCATCTCACCCGGCGTCAGCTACGCGTATCACAGCATCACCGATATAGCTCCCACGGCAGCTATGCTGGTGGACAGTAAGCTGCCCAGCGCCTGCACCGGGCAGCCTATCGGGGAGGTGCTCAGTCCGGCCACCACCCCGAAACGCCGTAAGTAA
- a CDS encoding RagB/SusD family nutrient uptake outer membrane protein encodes MSTILPSRFLALPAALALLLTAAGCTDLNAPIESEYTPSNFLTTPEQFIAASGPVYSQMRGEVAKAYWNLQELSTDEAVIVARNGNYYDGARYQQLSLHTWNPQNEFVRVAWEWGFSGISTCNRTLALFQNTPDGAFKTQFTAELRTMRALYYYLMMDAYGNIPLVPEFGNTTQPTNATRQQVFEYIEQELKAVLPNLSPDVSAQTYGRPTQSTAQALLAKLYLNAEVYIGQPRYTEAIAACNVLIKSRKHSLAANYLDVFAVENGPQVSEIIFAVPFDANLAQGNMMSRFALHQQMKDKFGLLFTPSNASLTWPEFFALYQEPTDTRNQQWLSGKQYLSDGRTPVLISTTKKGLDSRYTGSDGSAAISYHLELSDRLTFRDAAKFDVGNDELGKAQGTRNIKYYPDKSSTSRDQGNDLVLLRYADVLLMKAEALLRGGQDPDGATALSLVNQVRTRAQVPAFTTLTLATLFEERSREMAWEGWRRTDLIRFGKWEAVWGQGLKTNADTYRRLFPIPATELTLNTNLKQNPGY; translated from the coding sequence ATGTCTACTATACTTCCTTCCCGCTTCCTGGCCCTGCCCGCCGCGCTGGCCCTGCTGCTTACCGCCGCCGGCTGCACCGATCTGAACGCACCCATCGAATCGGAATACACGCCCAGCAACTTTCTAACCACGCCCGAGCAGTTCATTGCCGCCTCCGGACCGGTGTACAGCCAGATGCGCGGCGAAGTGGCCAAAGCCTACTGGAACCTGCAGGAGCTCAGCACCGACGAGGCTGTCATCGTGGCCCGCAACGGCAACTACTACGACGGGGCCCGCTACCAGCAGCTGAGTCTGCACACCTGGAACCCACAGAACGAGTTTGTGCGGGTGGCCTGGGAGTGGGGCTTCAGCGGCATCAGCACCTGCAACCGCACCCTGGCCCTGTTCCAGAATACCCCCGACGGCGCCTTCAAAACCCAGTTCACGGCCGAGCTGCGCACGATGCGGGCCCTGTACTACTACCTGATGATGGACGCCTACGGCAACATTCCGCTGGTGCCCGAGTTCGGGAACACCACCCAGCCCACCAACGCCACCCGTCAGCAGGTGTTCGAGTACATCGAACAGGAGCTGAAAGCGGTCCTACCTAACCTGTCGCCCGACGTGTCGGCCCAGACCTACGGGCGGCCCACCCAAAGCACCGCCCAGGCCCTGCTGGCCAAGCTCTACTTGAACGCCGAAGTCTACATCGGGCAGCCCCGCTACACCGAAGCCATTGCCGCCTGCAACGTGCTCATCAAGAGCCGAAAGCACAGTCTGGCCGCGAATTACCTGGATGTGTTTGCGGTGGAGAACGGCCCCCAGGTCAGTGAAATCATCTTTGCCGTACCCTTCGATGCCAACCTGGCCCAGGGCAACATGATGTCCCGCTTTGCCTTGCACCAGCAGATGAAGGACAAGTTCGGCCTGCTGTTCACGCCCAGCAACGCCAGCCTGACCTGGCCCGAGTTCTTCGCCCTCTACCAGGAGCCCACCGACACCCGCAACCAGCAGTGGCTCTCGGGCAAGCAGTACCTGAGCGACGGCCGCACGCCCGTGCTGATTTCGACCACCAAAAAGGGGCTGGATTCGCGCTACACCGGCTCCGACGGCAGCGCGGCCATCAGCTACCACCTGGAGCTGTCAGACCGGCTCACCTTCCGCGACGCGGCCAAGTTCGATGTGGGCAACGACGAGCTGGGCAAGGCCCAGGGCACCCGCAACATCAAGTACTATCCCGACAAGTCTTCCACTTCCCGCGACCAGGGCAACGACTTGGTGCTGCTGCGCTACGCCGATGTGCTGCTGATGAAGGCCGAAGCTTTGCTGCGCGGCGGCCAGGACCCCGACGGCGCCACGGCCCTGAGCCTGGTGAACCAGGTGCGCACCCGGGCGCAGGTGCCCGCTTTTACAACCCTGACCCTAGCCACACTCTTCGAGGAGCGCAGCCGCGAAATGGCCTGGGAAGGCTGGCGCCGCACCGACCTCATCCGCTTCGGCAAGTGGGAAGCCGTGTGGGGCCAGGGCCTGAAAACCAATGCCGACACGTACCGCCGCCTGTTCCCCATCCCCGCTACCGAGCTGACGCTTAACACCAATCTGAAGCAGAACCCCGGCTACTAA
- the uraH gene encoding hydroxyisourate hydrolase: protein MSQLTTHILDTTRGRPAEGVTIILSEQYLNGWQELARGSTNADGRLPDLLPPGHTLLAGVYQLRFLVQEYFDKLDTPSFYPFVEIVFSVTSAEHYHVPLLLNPFGYSTYRGS from the coding sequence ATGAGTCAGCTAACCACCCACATTCTCGATACCACCCGGGGCCGCCCCGCCGAGGGCGTCACCATCATCCTCTCAGAGCAGTACCTGAACGGCTGGCAGGAGCTGGCCCGGGGCAGCACCAATGCCGATGGCCGTCTGCCCGACCTGCTGCCTCCGGGCCACACCCTGCTCGCTGGCGTGTACCAATTACGCTTTCTGGTGCAGGAGTATTTTGATAAGCTGGATACGCCTTCGTTTTATCCCTTCGTGGAAATCGTGTTTTCGGTGACCTCCGCCGAGCACTACCACGTACCGCTGCTGCTGAACCCGTTCGGCTACTCTACTTATCGGGGCTCATGA
- a CDS encoding DMP19 family protein encodes MSYWSFIKGWLSRASGLKAPTLPTISATVLNQANTDDWEYLLVFIDAYTSQAEPDMLVNQLFSFPDDACTLILYSELYGQVTNGGFIQMIQNGYGKLVFDNPLAQDLERWGASQLARIIQEAGAIYHTHKSLLERKRTLAEFSALYKEFQYFDPLETRFYEVMDEQTALIRTYVEQHNAQFAHIVQ; translated from the coding sequence ATGAGTTACTGGTCTTTCATAAAAGGGTGGTTGTCCAGAGCAAGCGGGCTTAAAGCCCCTACGCTACCTACTATTTCTGCCACTGTTCTCAATCAGGCAAACACAGATGATTGGGAATACTTATTGGTTTTTATTGATGCGTATACCTCACAGGCCGAGCCAGACATGCTGGTTAATCAACTGTTTTCTTTTCCAGATGATGCTTGCACACTTATTCTGTACAGTGAACTATATGGTCAGGTAACAAACGGAGGCTTCATCCAGATGATTCAGAACGGCTACGGTAAGCTGGTTTTTGATAATCCGCTCGCGCAGGATCTTGAACGTTGGGGCGCTTCGCAGCTGGCTCGTATTATCCAGGAAGCCGGTGCCATTTATCATACGCATAAAAGCTTACTTGAGCGTAAGCGCACCCTTGCTGAATTTTCGGCTCTCTATAAGGAATTTCAATACTTTGACCCATTGGAAACCAGATTTTACGAGGTGATGGATGAACAGACTGCCCTCATTCGCACCTATGTTGAGCAGCATAACGCGCAGTTCGCACACATAGTACAGTAA
- a CDS encoding DUF6986 family protein: MKLSLPEADKTALLNQLGEANRQFQQTYPGDRPDRQPVHTVYGGANLFKADTCVRMGDIALNNLRTYAPNFVELARVLRLKGHEQLPTLQADIEALTQRLEKLSPADRKPEPGWLAYSIYNKIVRKLQTEAVEDFRIDFEDGFGNRPDAEEDATAVQAAQELAQGMRHGTVSPFIGIRIKPFTEDLKDRGVRTIDIFLTTLLTETGGRLPANFVVMLPKVTIPEQMTTMVRLFELLEQANGLEPGTLKMETMVEATQIIMDEEGRNPLLRIIRASEGRCVAAHFGTYDYTASCGITARYQTMAHPVCDFAHHMTKVALGGTGIFLSDGATNVMPIGPHRGENLTFEQLRENRESVHNAWRQGFHHTTHSLINGLYQGWDLNPAQLPMRYAATYHFFLSSYDDAVHRLKTFVERAAISTLTGDIFDDAATGQGLLNFFLKALNCGAISEEEIQATGLTTAEIQTRSFFRILEGRRAGK; this comes from the coding sequence ATGAAACTCAGCCTGCCCGAAGCCGATAAAACCGCGCTGCTCAACCAGCTCGGTGAAGCCAACCGCCAATTTCAGCAGACGTACCCCGGCGACCGGCCCGACCGGCAGCCGGTGCATACCGTGTACGGCGGAGCCAACCTGTTCAAGGCCGATACCTGCGTCCGTATGGGCGATATTGCGCTCAACAACCTGCGTACGTATGCGCCCAACTTTGTGGAGCTGGCCCGCGTGCTGCGGCTGAAAGGCCACGAGCAGCTGCCCACGCTCCAGGCCGATATTGAGGCCCTGACGCAACGGCTGGAAAAACTGAGCCCGGCAGACCGCAAACCGGAGCCCGGCTGGCTGGCCTACTCCATCTACAACAAGATTGTCCGGAAGCTTCAGACCGAAGCGGTGGAAGACTTCCGCATCGACTTTGAGGATGGCTTCGGCAACCGCCCCGATGCGGAGGAAGATGCCACCGCCGTGCAGGCCGCGCAGGAGCTGGCCCAGGGTATGCGCCACGGCACTGTTTCGCCCTTTATCGGCATCCGGATCAAACCCTTTACCGAGGATCTGAAAGACCGAGGCGTACGCACGATCGACATCTTCCTGACCACGCTGCTAACAGAAACCGGCGGACGGTTGCCCGCCAACTTCGTGGTGATGCTGCCCAAAGTGACCATTCCGGAGCAGATGACCACCATGGTGCGCCTGTTTGAGCTGCTGGAGCAAGCCAACGGCCTGGAGCCCGGCACGCTCAAAATGGAAACCATGGTGGAAGCTACCCAGATCATCATGGATGAGGAAGGCCGCAACCCGCTCCTGCGCATCATCCGGGCCAGTGAGGGCCGCTGCGTGGCGGCCCACTTCGGCACCTACGACTACACGGCCTCCTGCGGCATCACGGCCCGTTACCAGACGATGGCCCACCCCGTCTGCGACTTTGCCCACCACATGACCAAGGTGGCGCTGGGCGGCACCGGCATCTTCCTCTCCGACGGGGCCACCAACGTTATGCCCATTGGGCCACACCGGGGCGAGAATCTGACGTTTGAACAGCTGCGCGAAAACCGCGAGTCAGTGCATAATGCGTGGCGGCAGGGGTTTCATCATACCACGCATTCGCTCATTAACGGCCTGTACCAGGGCTGGGACCTGAACCCGGCCCAGCTGCCCATGCGGTACGCCGCTACCTACCACTTCTTCCTCAGTAGCTACGATGACGCCGTGCACCGGCTGAAAACCTTTGTGGAGCGGGCCGCCATTTCCACCCTAACCGGCGATATTTTCGACGATGCCGCTACTGGCCAGGGCCTGCTCAATTTCTTCCTGAAAGCGCTGAACTGCGGCGCCATTTCGGAGGAGGAAATACAAGCTACCGGCCTTACCACCGCCGAAATCCAGACCCGCTCCTTCTTCCGCATTCTGGAAGGCCGGCGAGCGGGTAAGTAG
- a CDS encoding FecR family protein translates to MKPRPPRPLPARLLYSLRSRTRRRWQREQWLDALVAATPDDAELLNEEQATQREQRLRRTIRTRTQPLGRIRRLWPVLRVAAVLVPLLVAAMVWWGQRPAPALHYTTGIGEQRQLVLPDHSRVWLRPNSSLTWQAAGQDREVRLRGEAFFAVTKDPAHPFVVRTGAVAVRVLGTSFLVKAYPQLPTTTVLVRTGRVQVAGPQRELAVLHPQDKLVFNPARRQLTLTQHEYTADLTTNQLLTFEQASLPEILLTLENYYPVRFELRPDAPAVALSGSLDPALSADQITDVLNTLLSRHHLRISRRTATLYRVE, encoded by the coding sequence ATGAAGCCACGCCCGCCCCGCCCTTTGCCCGCCCGTCTGCTGTATTCCCTGCGAAGCCGTACCCGTCGGCGCTGGCAGCGGGAGCAGTGGCTGGATGCGCTGGTGGCAGCTACCCCCGACGATGCCGAACTCCTGAACGAGGAACAGGCGACGCAACGGGAGCAGCGGCTGCGGCGCACCATCCGGACCCGTACCCAGCCCCTGGGGCGGATACGGCGGCTGTGGCCGGTGCTGCGGGTGGCGGCGGTGCTGGTACCGCTGCTGGTGGCGGCGATGGTGTGGTGGGGGCAGCGGCCCGCGCCGGCACTGCACTACACCACCGGCATCGGGGAGCAGCGCCAGCTGGTACTGCCCGACCACAGCCGGGTGTGGCTGCGGCCTAACTCGTCACTGACGTGGCAGGCCGCGGGCCAGGACCGGGAGGTGCGCCTGCGGGGCGAGGCCTTCTTTGCCGTCACCAAGGACCCGGCCCACCCATTCGTGGTGCGCACGGGGGCGGTGGCAGTCCGGGTGCTGGGTACTTCCTTCCTGGTGAAGGCTTACCCGCAGCTGCCTACTACCACCGTGCTGGTGCGTACCGGCCGGGTGCAGGTGGCCGGGCCGCAGCGGGAGCTGGCCGTGCTGCACCCCCAGGACAAGCTGGTGTTCAACCCGGCCCGCCGACAGCTCACGCTCACCCAACACGAGTACACCGCCGATCTGACAACCAACCAGCTGCTGACGTTTGAGCAGGCTTCCTTACCCGAAATCCTGCTGACCCTCGAAAACTACTACCCCGTACGCTTCGAGCTGCGCCCCGATGCCCCGGCCGTAGCTCTGAGCGGCTCCCTCGACCCGGCCCTTTCCGCCGACCAGATTACCGACGTGCTCAACACCCTGCTTAGCCGCCACCACCTGCGCATTTCCCGGCGCACCGCTACCCTGTACCGGGTAGAATAA